A genomic segment from Lineus longissimus chromosome 15, tnLinLong1.2, whole genome shotgun sequence encodes:
- the LOC135499895 gene encoding nicotinamide N-methyltransferase-like, with product MANDPASESLETARLSGVDYNTLFDPKIFLANYHGRESRFCDKLLEMLHELTAAAGIRDGSRLLDVGSGPSIYSVISAGIRSSEIVCSDYATQNLDEILKWVNGDPDAHNWQRCFEYVCTLEGKSDEWKLRQDHIRQSIKRVVPCDVHQANPLAPLVLEPFDVITSSLCLEAACSDESSYRSAVKHVTSLLKPGGMLFMAGVLGETFYYVGKKKFKAFPLSNEIIESAFAEVGLTNLKWYNETSDIKKYTFEGYSNDFSGLFAVSATRISG from the exons ATGGCTAACGATCCAGCTTCCGAATCACTAGAGACGGCAAGATTATCTGGAGTCGACTACAATACACTTTTCGACCCGAAAATCTTTTTGGCGAATTACCACGGGCGGGAGAGCCGATTCTGCGACAAGTTGTTAGAGATGCTTCACGAGCTCACGG CTGCGGCAGGAATTCGTGATGGTAGCAGACTCCTTGATGTTGGGTCTGGCCCGAGTATCTATTCTGTCATTTCCGCCGGAATTCGATCTTCAGAGATAGTCTGCTCAGATTATGCAACTCAAAATCTGGATGAAATCCTAAAATGGGTGAATGGTGACCCTGATGCCCACAACTGGCAACGATGCTTTGAATATGTGTGTACACTAGAAGGGAAAAG CGATGAATGGAAACTTAGACAAGACCACATCCGGCAATCAATCAAACGGGTCGTACCATGTGATGTTCACCAAGCGAACCCATTGGCTCCGTTGGTCTTGGAACCCTTCGACGTCATCACATCCAGCCTCTGTTTAGAGGCAGCGTGTTCTGACGAATCATCATATAGGAGTGCTGTTAAACACGTGACCTCACTTCTCAAGCCGGGGGGAATGTTATTCATGGCCGGGGTTCTGGGTGAAACGTTCTACTATGTCGGTAAAAAGAAGTTCAAAGCCTTTCCATTAAGCAACGAGATAATAGAAAGTGCATTTGCCGAGGTTGGCCTGACCAATTTAAAATGGTACAATGAGACTAGTGACATTAAGAAATATACCTTTGAGGGCTACTCAAATGATTTTTCTGGATTGTTTGCGGTCAGTGCCACACGAATCAGTGGATGA
- the LOC135499892 gene encoding nicotinamide N-methyltransferase-like has product MANDPASESFEMARLSGVDYKTHFDPKIFLDNYHTKESRFYDKISEMLHELMAAAEIRDGSRLLDVGSGPSIYSVISAGSRCSEIVCSDYVTQNLDEILKWVNGDPDAHNWQRYFEYVCKLEGKSDDEWKLRQDHIRQAIKRVVPCDVHQENPLAPLVLEPFDVISSSLCLEAACSDESSYRSAVKHVTSLLKPGGILFVVGIQGETFYSVGNKRFKAFPLSNEIIESAYAEVGLTNLRWCNETCDSKKYPFEGLPYDMSGLFAVSATRTDVTASA; this is encoded by the exons ATGGCTAACGATCCAGCTTCCGAATCATTTGAGATGGCAAGATTATCTGGAGTCGACTACAAAACTCATTTCGACCCCAAAATCTTTTTGGATAATTATCACACGAAGGAAAGCCGGTTCTACGACAAGATTTCAGAGATGCTTCATGAGCTAATGG CTGCGGCAGAAATTCGTGATGGTAGCAGACTCCTTGATGTAGGGTCTGGCCCGAGTATCTATTCCGTCATTTCCGCTGGAAGTCGATGTTCAGAGATCGTCTGCTCAGATTATGTAACTCAGAATCTGGATGAAATCCTAAAATGGGTGAATGGTGACCCTGATGCCCACAACTGGCAACGATACTTTGAATATGTGTGCAAACTAGAAGGGAAAAG CGATGATGAATGGAAACTCAGACAAGACCACATCCGGCAAGCAATCAAACGGGTCGTACCATGTGATGTTCACCAAGAGAACCCATTGGCCCCGTTGGTCTTGGAACCCTTCGACGTCATCTCGTCCAGCCTCTGTTTAGAGGCAGCGTGTTCTGACGAATCATCATATAGGAGTGCGGTTAAACACGTGACCTCCCTTCTCAAGCCGGGGGGAATATTATTCGTGGTCGGGATTCAGGGTGAAACGTTCTACTCTGTTGGTAACAAGAGGTTCAAAGCCTTTCCATTAAGCAACGAGATAATCGAAAGTGCATATGCTGAAGTTGGCCTGACCAATTTACGTTGGTGCAATGAGACTTGTGACAGTAAGAAATATCCCTTTGAAGGCCTCCCATATGATATGTCTGGATTGTTTGCGGTCAGTGCCACACGAACCGATGTAACAGCCTCTGCTTAA